A single window of Leptospira kanakyensis DNA harbors:
- a CDS encoding SH3 domain-containing protein: MIKQCIILIFIISTNLYSEKTYFYVNAKSVRLRESPSLDSKILTILKENETVDFVGEKSESESTTRIGKIEKKDYFYLVKTSSDLVGWVFGYYITDSKTFEKDITFCSRSIPTETVIGLEKKANFNRKELTYNEEFKIKDTNFSIRNGGCDYFTHIIKIETNSNLKFSDQKKIINLLTEKLINLSKFYQNDFDLKIVIKHLQKRNIQFDTNYEFLSGKQIANAEEENPGPTFHVKKPNLSNQKITIEIILASGLL, from the coding sequence ATGATTAAACAATGCATAATACTAATTTTCATAATTTCTACTAATTTATATTCAGAAAAAACATACTTTTACGTAAATGCAAAGTCAGTAAGACTGAGAGAATCACCTTCCTTAGATTCAAAAATCCTAACTATTTTAAAAGAAAACGAAACAGTCGATTTCGTAGGCGAAAAATCTGAATCTGAGTCAACTACCCGAATCGGAAAAATTGAAAAAAAGGATTATTTCTATTTAGTTAAAACTTCAAGTGATTTAGTCGGCTGGGTTTTCGGTTATTATATTACGGATTCAAAAACTTTTGAAAAGGATATTACCTTTTGTAGCAGATCTATCCCAACGGAAACAGTCATTGGTTTGGAAAAAAAAGCTAATTTTAACAGAAAAGAACTCACCTATAATGAAGAATTCAAAATCAAAGATACTAATTTCTCAATCAGAAATGGCGGATGTGATTATTTCACTCATATAATAAAGATTGAAACTAACTCAAATTTGAAGTTTTCGGATCAAAAGAAAATTATCAATCTACTCACTGAAAAATTGATAAACCTGTCAAAGTTTTATCAAAACGATTTTGACTTAAAAATAGTGATAAAACATCTTCAAAAAAGAAATATCCAATTTGATACAAATTACGAGTTTCTTTCAGGGAAACAAATCGCAAATGCGGAGGAAGAAAACCCTGGGCCAACTTTTCACGTAAAAAAACCTAACCTAAGTAATCAAAAAATAACCATTGAAATTATATTGGCGTCAGGCTTACTATAA
- a CDS encoding type II toxin-antitoxin system VapB family antitoxin: MHKMRTTIDIPEELVLEAMKLTHIKTKTDVIKEALNTLIRKEKLKNLKNFKGSIDLEVNLNYLRKR, translated from the coding sequence ATGCATAAGATGAGGACTACAATTGATATTCCTGAAGAATTAGTATTAGAGGCCATGAAACTTACACACATCAAAACAAAAACTGATGTAATTAAAGAAGCCTTAAATACTCTAATAAGGAAAGAGAAACTAAAAAATTTAAAAAATTTCAAAGGTTCTATAGACCTTGAGGTAAATTTAAATTATTTGAGAAAAAGATGA
- the efp gene encoding elongation factor P yields MNLGITEVKKGMILKIENELYSVVKTEFVNPGKGSAFIRTKLKNIVRDSSIERTFKAAEKLESVDLERRKMQYCYADGDQIIFMDVNDYEQIPVSKDYVEDILPFMKEETPVEVSFYNEKPIGVTPPNFAILEVTYAEDGLKGDTTGLALKRVTVETGGEVQVPIFIKQGDTVKIDLRDLTYVERVNK; encoded by the coding sequence ATGAACTTAGGCATTACAGAAGTAAAAAAAGGAATGATCCTCAAGATCGAGAACGAGCTTTATTCCGTCGTCAAAACAGAGTTTGTGAACCCAGGAAAGGGTTCGGCATTCATCCGTACCAAATTAAAAAATATTGTTCGCGATTCTTCCATTGAAAGAACCTTCAAAGCGGCTGAAAAATTAGAAAGTGTAGATTTAGAACGTCGTAAAATGCAATATTGTTACGCAGACGGTGACCAAATCATTTTTATGGATGTCAACGATTACGAACAAATCCCTGTTTCCAAAGATTATGTGGAAGACATCCTTCCTTTTATGAAAGAAGAAACTCCAGTGGAAGTTTCGTTTTACAATGAAAAACCAATTGGGGTGACACCTCCTAACTTTGCTATATTGGAAGTGACTTATGCAGAGGATGGATTGAAAGGAGACACAACCGGTCTTGCGCTCAAACGAGTGACTGTGGAAACTGGTGGAGAAGTCCAAGTTCCTATCTTTATCAAACAAGGGGACACTGTAAAAATTGACCTCCGAGATTTGACTTACGTGGAGCGAGTGAACAAATAG
- the mtnB gene encoding methylthioribulose 1-phosphate dehydratase, with translation MDPHPSLKELTKLSHTYYERQWMYATAGNLSARVGDTFWITASGKHKGELTDHDFVSVSVVDGSLVSAGEGLKPSAETSIHQVVYSKIPDAGAALHVHTLDSNLLEFGIGKEEGFRDLPLPPIEIIKAFGIWDEKPNLTFPVFYNHTHVPTIASEIKRYIETKGQPQVPFLLIEGHGPTVWGKSVVEANKHLEAVHFLLQVMARRI, from the coding sequence TTGGACCCTCACCCTTCCTTAAAGGAACTGACCAAACTTTCCCATACTTATTATGAAAGGCAGTGGATGTATGCCACTGCTGGGAACCTCTCCGCTCGCGTTGGAGATACATTTTGGATCACAGCTTCCGGAAAACATAAGGGAGAACTTACTGACCATGACTTTGTTTCGGTTTCTGTAGTGGACGGGTCTTTGGTTTCTGCGGGCGAAGGATTGAAACCATCTGCAGAAACTAGCATCCATCAGGTGGTCTACTCAAAGATTCCTGACGCCGGTGCTGCCCTCCACGTCCATACTTTGGATTCTAATCTTTTGGAATTTGGAATTGGAAAAGAAGAGGGGTTTCGAGACCTTCCCCTGCCACCAATCGAAATCATCAAAGCCTTTGGAATTTGGGATGAAAAACCAAATCTTACCTTCCCTGTTTTTTACAATCATACTCATGTTCCGACCATTGCTTCGGAAATCAAACGCTACATAGAAACGAAAGGACAACCACAAGTTCCTTTTCTCCTGATCGAAGGCCATGGCCCCACGGTTTGGGGAAAGTCTGTAGTGGAGGCCAACAAACATTTAGAAGCAGTTCATTTTCTTTTGCAAGTAATGGCTAGGCGTATATGA
- the msrB gene encoding peptide-methionine (R)-S-oxide reductase MsrB: MKRISILSFISLSLVFYLFLVTSCSQTSSGSAKKPENPELRKKLTDLQYRVTQEDETEPPFQNEYWDNHQSGIYVDIVSKEPLFSSKDKFESGTGWPSFTRPLVKENVIELTDNSYGMTRTEVRSKKANSHLGHVFDDGPRPTNKRYCMNSASMEFIPKDKLKERGYAIFLSEFTESGKD, translated from the coding sequence ATGAAACGAATTTCCATTTTGTCTTTCATTTCGTTATCTCTAGTCTTTTATTTGTTTCTGGTAACTTCCTGTTCCCAAACTTCCTCCGGCTCAGCGAAAAAACCGGAGAATCCAGAACTGCGGAAAAAACTCACGGATCTCCAATACCGTGTCACCCAAGAAGATGAAACAGAACCTCCTTTTCAGAACGAATACTGGGACAACCACCAGTCGGGTATCTACGTGGATATCGTTTCGAAAGAACCTTTGTTTAGTTCCAAAGATAAATTTGAGTCAGGCACCGGTTGGCCTAGTTTCACAAGACCACTCGTCAAAGAAAACGTGATCGAACTGACAGACAATTCTTATGGAATGACTCGCACAGAAGTACGTTCTAAAAAAGCAAATTCTCATTTGGGACATGTATTTGATGATGGGCCAAGACCAACAAACAAGCGATATTGTATGAATTCGGCATCCATGGAATTTATCCCTAAAGACAAACTGAAAGAAAGAGGGTATGCAATTTTTCTATCTGAATTTACGGAATCAGGTAAGGACTAG
- a CDS encoding SH3 domain-containing protein, producing the protein MKPIIIIILIFSYCSLPNREKKAISYLKVTAPSGLILRQGPGTNFPKIKTLPKTTVSPIYEFLGETIDIKGYKGKWILTEFENEFGYVFSGHVVIALDKEFLISQTFNQAPMTQFLVSDSGKLPIIKMLKTKNAAFIDGSEKTLFKKFYENDHSVIETISLGEEYYPKTFIKTIKGSNIIEFPDVSNVHPIRMYESGKIIEGEKYICYGCCATTIPIIALFGNNKSFTFYGSAKDLDALCYPEGGDVEYNRIRYSETKNELYIHTKIGNCNEKLLNFCYESKQTDSCKPKQFHSETFKVITNPFDEPMIEIYSNTGIPEKHSDEFKKGRKLIQFKVK; encoded by the coding sequence ATGAAACCAATAATCATTATTATACTTATTTTTTCATACTGTAGTCTCCCAAATAGAGAGAAAAAGGCCATTAGCTATTTAAAAGTGACGGCACCAAGTGGATTAATTTTGAGACAAGGCCCAGGAACCAATTTTCCAAAAATCAAAACCTTGCCGAAAACGACAGTTTCTCCTATATATGAGTTTCTGGGAGAGACAATCGACATCAAAGGATATAAAGGTAAATGGATTCTAACAGAATTTGAAAACGAGTTCGGTTATGTCTTTTCTGGTCACGTTGTCATAGCATTAGATAAGGAATTTTTAATTTCTCAAACCTTTAATCAGGCACCAATGACTCAATTTTTGGTTAGCGATTCTGGAAAATTACCTATCATCAAAATGCTTAAAACTAAAAATGCAGCTTTTATTGACGGAAGCGAAAAAACTCTTTTCAAAAAATTCTATGAAAATGATCACTCTGTCATTGAGACAATTAGTCTTGGTGAAGAATATTATCCTAAAACGTTTATAAAAACGATAAAAGGATCCAATATTATCGAATTTCCTGATGTAAGCAATGTTCACCCGATCAGAATGTATGAATCTGGAAAAATAATCGAAGGCGAGAAATATATTTGTTACGGATGTTGTGCAACGACAATTCCAATAATTGCCCTATTCGGTAACAATAAATCTTTTACTTTTTATGGATCTGCTAAAGATTTAGATGCTTTATGTTATCCAGAAGGTGGTGATGTTGAGTATAATAGAATTCGATACTCAGAAACAAAAAACGAACTTTATATTCATACGAAAATTGGAAACTGTAACGAAAAACTTTTAAACTTTTGTTATGAGTCAAAACAAACCGACTCATGTAAACCGAAACAATTTCACTCTGAAACGTTCAAGGTAATAACCAACCCTTTTGATGAGCCTATGATCGAAATTTATTCAAACACTGGCATTCCAGAAAAACACAGTGATGAATTTAAAAAAGGTAGAAAATTAATTCAATTTAAAGTTAAATAA
- a CDS encoding hybrid sensor histidine kinase/response regulator: MIIAPLPKNETLRLSALKGLEILDTPEEEMFDEITRLASLICEAPISLVSLVDETRQWFKSHHGLEDRETPRSLAFCAHAILGDGPFVVPNAKEDIRFYNNPYVLESPNVMFYAGIPLALGDQIKLGTLCVIDNKPRELNGEQMQMLNLLAKQTIRLLQMRKATERLEIEKLAAEKATAAKRDFIAAISHDIRNPLNSLLGMSEMIRETELNPTILGYVDHIKNAGEVILHLVNDTIEISRLEENVSVLKNEWFELRECLDILNSFFTAETKRKKVNFFLHNQAGSNLTIHSDKRKLEKIFWNLTANAVKFTNKGNITFTVRLETKTEENGILHIEVKDTGPGISPEVKDRLFQKYNEFVPEGCGISGSGLGLSIVKLSLEEMGGEVEVESKLGEGSTFKVKIPILWKSKKNETQTTNTNSKSKLPSFAKPQKVLIADDNDLNRKVLRSYLKPLGFEITESNNGIDTEKELTNTSYDIAFLDIEMPGKHGTEIAKGLAEKPNRPVLFACTGLCMPEEKNHILSSGFEYFMPKPYLKEDLYHHLKEIADRRH; this comes from the coding sequence ATGATCATTGCCCCTTTACCGAAAAATGAGACTCTACGTCTTTCGGCCTTAAAAGGACTCGAAATCCTCGATACTCCTGAAGAGGAAATGTTCGATGAAATCACAAGACTCGCTTCCTTAATTTGTGAAGCCCCTATTTCTCTTGTGAGTTTGGTGGATGAAACTAGGCAGTGGTTCAAGTCCCATCATGGGTTGGAAGATCGTGAAACCCCAAGGTCTCTTGCCTTTTGTGCTCATGCCATTTTAGGTGATGGACCCTTTGTTGTTCCTAATGCCAAAGAAGACATTCGTTTTTATAATAATCCTTATGTGTTGGAATCACCCAATGTTATGTTTTATGCAGGGATTCCTCTGGCCTTGGGCGACCAAATCAAACTAGGCACACTTTGTGTCATCGATAACAAACCAAGGGAATTGAATGGGGAGCAGATGCAAATGTTGAATCTCCTTGCCAAACAAACCATTCGTTTGTTGCAGATGAGAAAGGCCACAGAACGACTCGAAATTGAAAAACTCGCTGCCGAAAAAGCCACCGCAGCCAAAAGAGATTTTATCGCTGCAATAAGCCACGACATTCGGAACCCTTTGAACTCTCTTCTCGGTATGTCGGAGATGATTCGTGAAACAGAATTAAATCCAACCATTTTAGGTTATGTGGATCATATCAAAAACGCAGGAGAAGTCATTTTACATTTGGTAAATGATACCATTGAAATTTCTAGGTTAGAAGAAAACGTAAGTGTACTTAAAAATGAATGGTTTGAACTTCGAGAATGTTTAGATATTTTGAATTCGTTTTTTACAGCAGAAACCAAACGTAAAAAAGTAAATTTTTTTCTTCATAACCAAGCGGGTTCAAACTTAACCATTCATTCCGATAAAAGAAAGTTAGAAAAAATATTTTGGAATCTAACTGCCAACGCAGTGAAGTTTACAAACAAAGGGAATATTACTTTTACAGTTCGTTTAGAAACGAAAACTGAAGAGAACGGGATTTTACATATAGAAGTCAAAGACACTGGTCCTGGAATTTCTCCAGAGGTAAAAGATAGACTCTTTCAAAAGTACAATGAATTTGTTCCCGAAGGTTGTGGTATCTCCGGTTCTGGCCTTGGACTTTCTATTGTAAAACTTTCTTTAGAAGAAATGGGCGGTGAAGTTGAAGTAGAATCTAAATTAGGTGAAGGTTCCACATTTAAAGTCAAAATTCCTATCCTTTGGAAATCGAAAAAAAACGAAACCCAAACTACAAATACAAACTCTAAATCCAAATTACCATCTTTTGCAAAACCACAAAAAGTCCTGATTGCCGATGATAATGATCTCAACCGAAAGGTCCTACGCAGTTATTTGAAACCTCTTGGATTTGAAATCACCGAATCAAATAACGGGATTGATACAGAAAAAGAATTAACCAACACAAGTTATGACATTGCCTTTTTGGACATTGAGATGCCGGGAAAACATGGAACAGAAATTGCGAAAGGTCTGGCGGAAAAACCGAATCGCCCGGTTTTATTTGCCTGCACCGGACTTTGTATGCCGGAAGAAAAAAACCATATCCTATCCTCTGGATTTGAGTATTTTATGCCAAAACCCTATCTCAAAGAGGATCTTTACCACCACCTAAAGGAAATTGCCGACCGAAGGCACTAG
- a CDS encoding KamA family radical SAM protein — translation MTWSDWKWQLQNRITTLADLEEKITLTKEERESFAPALEEFSFAVTPYYLERVEKGNPNCPIRKQILPRAGELKKNPNEVEDPLAEERYMPVKGVTHRYPDRAIWYISHVCAVYCRFCTRKRKVSDPEETPNRNEWEKALEYFRTHTELREIILSGGDPLTLADSSLDYLLGELKSIPHLNQVRIHTRHPVTMPMRLTESLNEVFAKYFPLYMVTHFNHPNEITDETKMYVMRMIKTGHVSIFNQSVLLSGINDDAKILSELNYKLISIGIKPYYLHQCDEVFGSSDFVVPIERGIEIYRKLRGYHSGITIPSYVKDLTGGGGKVLLSPDYLQKKTKDGYLFQNYLGDEYEVGH, via the coding sequence ATGACCTGGTCGGATTGGAAATGGCAGTTACAAAACCGAATCACTACTTTGGCTGATTTGGAAGAAAAAATAACTCTTACCAAAGAAGAGAGGGAGAGTTTTGCACCTGCACTAGAAGAATTTAGTTTTGCCGTCACTCCTTACTATTTGGAACGAGTGGAGAAAGGAAATCCGAACTGTCCCATCCGCAAACAAATCCTTCCCAGAGCCGGCGAACTGAAAAAAAATCCCAATGAAGTGGAAGACCCACTGGCAGAAGAAAGGTACATGCCGGTCAAAGGAGTGACCCACCGTTACCCCGACCGCGCCATTTGGTACATTTCTCATGTATGTGCGGTCTATTGCCGGTTTTGCACGAGGAAACGTAAGGTATCCGATCCAGAAGAAACCCCCAACCGAAACGAATGGGAAAAGGCATTGGAATACTTTCGCACCCATACGGAATTACGAGAAATCATTTTGTCCGGGGGAGACCCACTCACTCTCGCTGATTCCTCACTCGATTATCTTTTAGGGGAATTAAAATCCATCCCACATCTGAACCAAGTGCGAATCCACACCCGCCATCCTGTCACTATGCCTATGCGGCTTACTGAATCTTTAAACGAAGTTTTTGCCAAATACTTTCCACTTTATATGGTCACTCATTTCAATCATCCGAACGAAATTACAGATGAAACTAAAATGTATGTTATGCGAATGATAAAAACAGGTCATGTCTCTATTTTTAACCAATCTGTTTTGTTATCGGGAATCAATGATGACGCAAAAATTTTGTCGGAACTCAATTACAAACTGATCTCCATCGGGATTAAACCCTATTACCTCCACCAATGTGATGAAGTATTTGGGAGTTCTGATTTTGTTGTACCCATCGAACGTGGGATTGAAATCTATCGAAAACTACGAGGTTACCATTCCGGAATCACTATCCCTAGTTATGTAAAAGACCTGACCGGTGGTGGTGGGAAGGTGCTTCTTTCTCCAGACTATTTACAAAAGAAAACAAAAGATGGATATCTTTTCCAAAATTATTTAGGAGATGAATATGAAGTGGGCCATTAA
- a CDS encoding SDR family NAD(P)-dependent oxidoreductase, translating to MEFKESIVLVTGGSGGIGREIVRTLVLAGFSVWNLDKVRPTSPILQETYREVDLAETPFVVERSLAKIIQESSDAGDIYGLVHNAGYGGPYHPITDVSIEEWDSIFRINLGSLFLLSKFLLPIFQKQNFGRIVTIASSLSIVGSANSVAYSSSKHGLVGFIRSIADEWGKFGITANAVSPGYVDTKMGIQDDQVSDHKAKIIDKTPVRRIAEPSEIARVVNFLLQKESGYISGSNWTVDGGLTAI from the coding sequence ATGGAATTTAAGGAATCGATTGTACTCGTGACCGGCGGCAGTGGAGGGATTGGACGAGAAATCGTACGAACCCTGGTTCTTGCGGGGTTTTCTGTTTGGAATCTGGACAAAGTCCGGCCCACATCCCCCATCCTCCAAGAGACCTACCGCGAAGTGGATCTGGCAGAAACACCTTTTGTGGTGGAAAGAAGTCTTGCGAAAATCATCCAAGAGAGTTCCGATGCGGGTGATATCTATGGGTTGGTACACAATGCTGGGTATGGTGGGCCTTACCATCCCATCACAGATGTTTCCATCGAAGAATGGGATTCTATTTTTCGTATCAACTTAGGTAGTTTATTTCTTTTATCCAAATTTCTTTTGCCTATCTTTCAAAAACAAAATTTTGGAAGGATCGTAACCATTGCTTCTTCTTTGTCTATTGTTGGTTCTGCTAATTCGGTGGCATATTCTTCCTCCAAACATGGATTAGTTGGTTTCATTCGTTCCATTGCCGATGAATGGGGAAAATTTGGAATCACCGCCAATGCGGTGAGCCCCGGATATGTAGATACAAAAATGGGAATCCAAGATGACCAAGTTTCTGATCATAAAGCAAAAATTATTGACAAAACACCTGTTAGGAGAATCGCAGAACCTTCGGAAATTGCCCGTGTGGTGAATTTCCTCCTTCAAAAAGAATCCGGATATATTTCTGGATCCAACTGGACTGTCGACGGCGGACTCACAGCCATCTAA
- a CDS encoding DEAD/DEAH box helicase — translation MTKNDTEVGNDFQSFGLRPEILQGITEAGFVSPSPIQKQAIPLVLEGKDLIAQAQTGTGKTAAYGLPCLNRIQVNDGMQVLVLTPTRELALQVSDELFKLGKHLGIKTTTIYGGSSYSKQITQVAKGAQVAVATPGRLLDLLKGKELKNFKPSMVILDEADEMLDMGFMDDIESIFNLLPTKRQTLLFSATMPEPIKKLASKYQTHPAHVKIAATEKSSKNIEQVYYVIDEAEREIAVVRILDYENPYKAIIFTKTKKEADDLKATLGFKGYPVEALHGDLNQKQREQVLKSLHDGRVKILVATDVAARGLDVKDLSLVINYHLPFDSESYTHRIGRTGRAGKSGKAVTLVTTRESRALLRLKGTSGMNLTIAALPTKKEVLARREEDFLNRVVETEIHADAEEVLEKLLKLDDKRSLSLKLLSTMLDKTKISGPEKIGKTPGEWSETPPGGGSGGRRRRDDGGSGGGSRGGYRGGSRSGGERSDRGGDSRRSSSPSSKKEGGVYVKAAGKKTQRFRNK, via the coding sequence ATGACTAAGAATGACACCGAAGTTGGAAATGACTTCCAATCCTTCGGATTACGTCCTGAAATACTACAAGGAATCACTGAAGCAGGCTTCGTATCACCAAGCCCTATCCAAAAACAAGCGATTCCGCTCGTATTGGAAGGAAAAGATTTAATCGCACAAGCGCAGACCGGAACCGGAAAAACTGCAGCTTACGGACTCCCCTGTTTGAACCGAATCCAAGTGAATGATGGCATGCAAGTGCTTGTCCTCACTCCGACTCGTGAACTTGCTTTGCAAGTATCTGATGAATTGTTTAAATTGGGAAAACATTTAGGAATCAAAACCACCACTATTTATGGCGGCAGTTCCTATTCTAAACAAATCACACAAGTGGCCAAAGGTGCCCAAGTTGCCGTTGCAACTCCAGGAAGACTTCTCGACCTATTGAAAGGAAAGGAACTTAAAAATTTCAAACCTTCGATGGTGATTTTGGATGAAGCAGATGAAATGCTCGATATGGGCTTTATGGATGATATTGAATCCATCTTTAATCTACTACCAACCAAAAGACAAACTTTACTTTTCTCCGCAACTATGCCGGAGCCTATTAAAAAGTTGGCAAGTAAGTACCAAACGCACCCCGCTCATGTAAAAATTGCAGCAACAGAAAAATCTTCTAAGAACATCGAACAAGTGTACTACGTGATCGATGAAGCAGAACGTGAAATTGCTGTTGTTCGAATTTTGGATTATGAAAACCCATACAAGGCGATCATTTTCACAAAAACGAAAAAAGAAGCAGATGATTTAAAAGCAACCCTTGGTTTCAAAGGATATCCTGTCGAAGCACTTCACGGGGATCTAAACCAAAAACAAAGGGAACAAGTTTTAAAAAGCCTACACGATGGCCGAGTCAAAATCCTTGTCGCAACTGATGTTGCCGCACGTGGTCTTGATGTAAAAGATTTGTCTCTTGTGATCAACTACCACCTTCCATTTGATAGCGAAAGTTATACACATAGAATTGGTCGTACAGGTCGCGCTGGAAAGTCTGGAAAAGCAGTGACTCTTGTAACAACAAGAGAATCTCGTGCCCTTCTAAGACTGAAAGGTACATCGGGAATGAATCTTACGATTGCTGCCCTTCCTACGAAAAAAGAAGTTCTTGCAAGAAGAGAAGAAGACTTCCTAAACAGAGTCGTAGAAACGGAAATCCATGCAGATGCAGAAGAAGTTTTGGAAAAACTTTTGAAGTTAGACGATAAACGTTCGTTATCTTTAAAACTTCTTTCCACAATGCTTGATAAAACCAAAATCAGTGGACCGGAAAAAATCGGAAAAACACCTGGGGAATGGAGTGAAACTCCTCCTGGTGGTGGGTCTGGTGGAAGACGACGTCGTGATGATGGCGGATCTGGCGGCGGAAGTCGTGGTGGATACCGTGGCGGTTCTAGATCCGGTGGAGAACGGAGCGACCGAGGTGGGGATTCTCGCCGTAGCAGCTCACCCTCTTCGAAAAAAGAAGGTGGCGTTTACGTAAAGGCGGCTGGGAAAAAAACTCAGCGTTTTCGAAACAAGTAG
- a CDS encoding SDR family oxidoreductase has protein sequence MKTDAHVYIFGIGSGIGQGLHNRFLEDKSVSLFGFSRKGSLPLGSFSKEENGTFVLDAINLEDLKTFETSLASKYGSQTNTDSLKKKDLIVYFALGDGVFGSLADLQADELSSHFQLNVHSLILLAKAFVPHLPLFQNTTFVFLGSTAGKQGFPESVAYCASKHAVLGIARALREEWKPLGTKVVHVGLGAVATEIWDTRPQFDKNDMVSISDISEYLWSISHLPKSVFVDDLSITPRKGIL, from the coding sequence ATGAAGACGGATGCCCATGTTTATATTTTTGGAATTGGTTCCGGAATTGGACAAGGGCTTCACAATCGATTTTTAGAAGACAAATCTGTTTCTCTGTTTGGATTTTCTAGAAAGGGAAGCCTTCCTCTGGGTTCCTTCTCTAAAGAAGAAAATGGAACTTTTGTTTTAGATGCCATAAACCTGGAAGACTTAAAAACTTTTGAGACATCGCTTGCATCCAAATATGGATCGCAAACAAATACTGACTCTTTAAAGAAGAAAGACCTTATTGTTTATTTTGCTCTAGGGGATGGAGTGTTCGGATCACTTGCCGATTTACAAGCCGACGAACTATCCTCTCATTTCCAACTCAATGTCCATTCTCTCATTTTACTGGCGAAGGCTTTTGTTCCCCATTTGCCTTTGTTCCAAAATACCACCTTTGTTTTTTTAGGATCTACGGCGGGAAAACAAGGATTTCCAGAATCGGTGGCCTATTGTGCGTCCAAACATGCAGTTCTTGGGATTGCCCGGGCGCTTAGGGAAGAGTGGAAACCACTGGGAACCAAGGTAGTTCATGTGGGCCTTGGGGCTGTGGCCACGGAAATTTGGGACACAAGACCCCAATTTGACAAGAATGATATGGTTTCTATTTCGGACATTTCCGAGTATTTGTGGAGTATTTCCCACTTGCCTAAATCTGTCTTTGTAGATGACTTATCCATTACCCCAAGAAAAGGAATCTTATAG
- a CDS encoding magnesium transporter CorA family protein: MPALFNFILTPSSKDEVLLDRPLPLSHRHPKHWIHITAENEEKLTFLFQKHDIHQLTIEDILNPTSRIKLEIFPNYIFFVFRGFHFERNQLTQKNFNFILTPYQIISLTLDYRDSIGDLIDQWKVNHKILARGYEFIVHKILDIETDHTLAITQKIEERIEHFEDQIFSNAKSLDISNVYSLRASLLSIKKGMLQNKEVLEDLEKIKNSFFSDEADAFFRDVRDHSLRILELVDSNIESISSALEAHIAISTRKTNEIMKILTIMTAIMLPMSLVAGIYGMNFRHMPTLEWEYGFITALGAMGFLGILMLLYFRIKRWY, translated from the coding sequence ATGCCAGCACTTTTTAATTTCATACTCACACCTTCTAGTAAAGATGAAGTCCTCCTAGACCGGCCGCTCCCCCTCTCTCATAGGCATCCTAAACATTGGATTCATATCACGGCAGAAAATGAGGAAAAACTAACCTTTCTTTTTCAAAAACATGACATCCACCAACTAACAATTGAAGACATTTTGAATCCAACGAGCCGGATCAAACTAGAGATTTTTCCTAACTATATCTTTTTTGTGTTTCGTGGGTTTCATTTTGAAAGGAACCAACTCACACAGAAGAATTTTAACTTTATCTTAACTCCTTACCAAATCATTTCCTTAACACTTGATTACCGAGACAGTATTGGGGATCTAATTGACCAATGGAAAGTGAATCATAAAATTTTGGCGCGTGGGTATGAATTTATCGTACACAAAATTTTAGACATTGAAACCGACCATACACTTGCCATCACTCAAAAGATCGAAGAAAGGATCGAACATTTTGAAGATCAAATTTTTAGTAATGCAAAGTCATTGGATATCAGTAATGTTTATAGTTTACGAGCAAGCCTTCTTTCCATCAAAAAAGGGATGTTACAAAACAAAGAAGTGTTAGAAGATTTAGAAAAAATCAAAAACAGTTTTTTCAGTGATGAAGCCGATGCTTTTTTTCGGGACGTTCGTGACCATTCCCTTCGGATTTTAGAACTTGTAGATAGTAATATAGAATCCATATCGTCTGCCCTCGAAGCCCATATTGCAATCTCCACTCGTAAAACAAACGAAATCATGAAAATACTCACAATCATGACTGCAATTATGTTACCAATGTCTCTTGTCGCAGGAATTTATGGAATGAACTTCCGACATATGCCAACTTTAGAATGGGAATATGGATTCATCACTGCCCTTGGAGCTATGGGGTTTTTAGGTATTTTGATGTTACTTTATTTTAGAATCAAACGTTGGTATTAG